The region TTGGGCCCTGACCACCCGCGAGCTCAAGGGCCGCTACCGGGGCTCGCTGTTCGGTTTCCTGTGGACCTTCCTGAACCCGCTGATGCTCCTGGGGGTCTACGCCCTGGTCTTCTCGGTGTACTTCCGGGTGCAGATGGACCACTACGCGGTGTTCATGTTCACCGGCCTGTTGCCCTGGGTGTTCTTCTCCCAGAGCCTCAACGAGGGGGCCGGGGCCATCACCGATGGCGGCAGCCTGGTCACGAAAGTGCTGTTCCCATTGCAGATACTGCCCGCGGTCAAGGTGGCGGCCAACTTCGTGAACTACCTCTTGAGCCTGCCCATCCTCTTCGCCTTTTTCATCGCCGACGGCGTGGCCTTTCACTGGACCATGTTCGGCTTCCTTATCGTGGCCACGGTGCACCTGGCGTTCACCTACGCCCTGGCCGTGCTGCTTTCGGCGGCCAACGTGTTTCTCAGGGACACCAAACACATCAT is a window of Desulfarculaceae bacterium DNA encoding:
- a CDS encoding ABC transporter permease; translation: MRFTSHLAELAHNKGLLWALTTRELKGRYRGSLFGFLWTFLNPLMLLGVYALVFSVYFRVQMDHYAVFMFTGLLPWVFFSQSLNEGAGAITDGGSLVTKVLFPLQILPAVKVAANFVNYLLSLPILFAFFIADGVAFHWTMFGFLIVATVHLAFTYALAVLLSAANVFLRDTKHIIGNLLTLWFFLTPILYPLAQVPQAFRPLVYLNPAAVITLAYHDVFFWGRWPAWGPLAGVAALSLVLLFVAVVIFENHKEYFAEKI